In Podospora pseudopauciseta strain CBS 411.78 chromosome 2 map unlocalized CBS411.78m_2, whole genome shotgun sequence, the genomic stretch CCCACCATCGAGACAATGCCTGGGTTGAAAGACTTGCCTGGAGCCGAAGCGATGTCACCCAAGCCGCGACAAGGTAACCTGGGGCAAAGGTTCAGAGAATACGGCTCGGGTGCCATCTCGTTACTTCGAGAGCTTCTCAAGCTGGACTGGAGGAGCAGAATCAATGCTCATGACGCCCTACAGCACCCTTACTTCCGCAACCCCCCATATCCCGCCAAGCCAGAAGAACTGCCGTCTTTCGAAGAAAGTCACGAATATGATCGTAAGAAGTACCATGAGAAAAGAACCGTGTTGCCTCCAGCGCCCAGGGGCGGTACCGTGGGCCGCGGTCCCAACAATGACGGCGATGGCTACAGGAACAGCGGTGGCCCCGGCGGAAGAGGCTATCCTcggaacaacaacaaccgcaaTTTTGGTGGTCCGGCCCCGGCACCAGACGAGCGAGTGCCCGCTTGGCACAGAGACACCAGGCTTCCACCGcgcccacctccacctgCGGACTATGGCAACGGTCGTGATCGAGCTCCTcgtggaggtggcggaggaaATCGTCAGGACGTCGATACGTATATCCCCAGTTATGATAGGGACGCTCCAAGACGAGACGATCGGCGGAGGGACGACAGGCGAGACCGCGGAGGCCCAGGggacaggaggaggggggattaTGATGACCGCACAAGGAGCAATCGCACGCGCAGCAGAAGTCGGTCACCTCTGCCGCCAAGAGACCGCGATAGGGACAGGGACAGGGACAGGGACAGAGATCGGCCACCTCGCGATGGTCCACCGCATCCTAGATAGGTTCAGGGTCGCAGAGGCCAGGAGCAGGGATACGGACGTAATCCCCGTCGGTAGGGAGGTGGGAATACCAAACGGGGCTCCAGGCGCTcgggggaggatgagcaACCCAGACCGGGGGCTGACGGTCATGAGCAGAGGCCTGAGGGGGGGAAATTGGGTGACTCTACATCACGGGATGGATGTCAAAGCAATCCGGCACCAGTAGCAAACAGGAGGCGAATCCCATTGTACAGTCCTGATAGACCTATTCCGTCGATCGAAGCAGAGCCGCTAGCACCCTCACGATTGCGCCCGTCACGCTCGCCGTCACGCTCGCCGTCACGCTCGCCGTCACGCTCGTTGTCACTCAACTCATGCAATCGACAATTGCTCGTCCAAGCAAGCGGCCGAAGCCGATCTTTTGCTTCTGGTGATTCTTCGGATCCGGAGCTGCCTGCAGACCCACCACGTAGACAAtctcttctttctcgggTCGTTCAACCTGAGGACGTAGTTGAGCAAGCACCCGAGACAGCTGAGCAGCCATCCGAGGACGCAGCGGAGAGACCACGGCAGCGTGTTAAATTACCGCCTTTGCCATCACCGCTCGGATCGTCGGTCGAAAGACTTCTTGGGCTGAGAACAGCCATTGAGTCCTTGGATCTGAGTCTAGGAACAAGCAGGGCTCGGGCTGGCATAGCCAGGTCGAGGGTGCTGGCTGATGAGGACGGCTCGTCCGAAGTGGGTGACTCGCCCTCGTTCACATCAGCATCATCCGGGAGGCGGAATCGGGGGCTGTttaggggggtgggttggagaCGCCGGCATAGTCAAGAAGAGATTGAGCGGGCAGCTAGGGTGTTGGGtgtgccggtgccggtgccgggGTCAAGGGGAAGCAGTAGAGGGGAGGGTTCTTCCGActgatggtgggtgggagaggtgcTCTACGTCGAGTTCGGGAGAGGTGGAGAGTACACGACCGTCGGTGGTGCCGCCGCGGAGAAGTGGGCAGAGAAGAAGTCGGAGGCCgggtgatggttgggagGCGGATGATGAGTTGCGGAAGGGGTCGGGAGAGAGGTCGGAGGAGGAAATTGCCTGGTCGGTGGGGTCTGAGGAACGGCCGAGCACACTGCCGAGGGTTGGGTtttgtgagggtgagggtgatgaggaggggggtggtgagcaagAAGGGAgtggtgaagaggatggtggtgagcaaggagaaaaaggtggtgatgataagaagagaaagaggtCGAGGTCTCCTGGCGGGTCTGAGAGGCAAggcaagaagagaaggagggggtcaAAACCACCGTCTGCTGAAGCGTCTGAGGAGTCAGAGGTTGACTTGAATGATAATCCATCTGCTGAAGCACCAGAGGAGCGGTCTGATGTCGaaatggatgatgaggaagttgatgatgaaccGGCTGAGGAGCAGGCCGAGTTTGAGATGGATGACGAGCAAACTGATGATGAATCCCCTGCTCAACCACAAGCCCTTCCTCAagctcaaccccctcctccacctcaacctcctcctcaaccaagcCCTGTCACGAGACGATCAACAAGGAGCAGTACCGCACGGGAGCCTGGTTTCTATGCTGAGGTAAACACGAGCACTGAGCGTAAGAACAGTAGTAGAAATAATCACTGGCGCGGGAGATTCGGGTGATTAGGATATAGACACCCAGAAAAGCATGAATTTTGGTGTGGCTTGCAGCTGGCTTCTGGAATTTGGTCAGCAAGCGAGGAGTATTAGTAATGTGTAAAAGTCATGTTTGGAGAGGGTCTTAGATGCATTCTGAAAGTGTCTGCGTGTGGTTTCTTCAGAGTAAGGTTCGAAAGAACGGAGAATTGCATACTTGTTTTCAGGTTGTGCAGCCATTTCAACATCGTGTTCAGTTGTGAATGTAACCTTGTGCGATActggtgctgttgatgttATAGTGAATTCTCTCGCAGGTAGTTACGTCTCTGAATGACCATCACCGGCCCCATCACGTCACATCAAAAActcatcttcttccatcCAAGTCAGAATCAAATTACTACTACGCTTTTAAAACCGAACCGCTGtatcaaccacccctccttcTAGTCcctcaccccatcatcaaacaacgAACCAAACCACCCTTCCgtctcccccaccctctcacggacctcctcctctttgtCCTCTTCACTCTcacccccagccccctcctcctcatccgcttcatactccttctccttcttaaTCTCCTTACTTACTCTCCTTTTCTGTTCCAACATTGAAAAGGGCTTATCCCGAGTATACCCCCGCTTCTTCCTGTTCTTCTTAtccacatccccctcatACGCTTTGATCTCCTCAGCTTCCTTTATCTTGTTTAATATACTTGTCAGTTCCGGCTCCGCTTCCTCGTCATTCTTGACAATAatctcttccctccccttcttcaacctcttcctcgcgCTACTCCccaacttcttcttcgtGGCAGTAGTCTCACTCTCCACagcaacatcctcccccatTAAATACTTCaaatcatcacccccaaaccccccaccctgAAATTCATTCTTCCCCTTgaccttcttcctcttctgcttcttcttgttcctcaccccttccccctttcccccaccAGCTTCGGTCCCAGCAATATCACTCTCCCTCTCATCCcaatcccccctctccttcccactcccctccccctcaacctcctcaataATCCCCAAATCCAACATCGCCAACCCAGCCTCGTCGActctctccttccaccccatcccccgtCTCGTATCGCCATACATCGTCCCCACCACAAACGGCATACCCTTCCTCCTTTCAAACTCCCattcctcccaccacccatcccacctcctcttGTCCTCCGCCACCGTCAACtgtatcctcctcctcaaccacctccaaTCCACCCCCGTCCGACGACAAAAAGCCTGCTCCGTATCCAGCAGCACCGCCCGATGCGGCGCCAGAAAGCAGATAACTTCCCAAATCAACGCCGGGGCAAAATGCCTGTAGCCAATCGCCACAAAATAGTACAGCACCCTCAAGACAAGTAAAAACGGCGTGGCGACAAAGAGCAAAAGCCGGAGAAGATACCTCAGGATGGAGCCAACAAGGGAAAAGACGCCGAGGAGGTAGGAAATCACCTAGTatatgacgaggaggagtgcAATCAGTCCAACAATCTTGTGCTACGCTGATGATtcggacgaggaagaaggggagacgAGGTTGGACGACGATTCCTCGTGGATCGTCTCTGTCAGTAACCCCTGAAACCGAGGTTTCTGAGGGCGTTGCTtgatggaggtggcggggATCAAAAAGTTGGCTTGGTTGGAGGATGACATGACGGCTGTTGTGGCGCTGCTGTCCCAGGGGTCGTCGTCGGTTCCAAAGGATAGGGAGCTGGTGCTGTCGACCGAGCCGGGAGTAACGGGGAGGTCCATTTTTTGCTGTTTGTATGTCATGGCGCCTGGAggtttgttgggggtggCAGTCCGCTTaggggtgctggtgctggtgctggtgctggtgagggcTAGGAATTGTTCTGTGATGAACACTATGAGGGCGCCGGTTGTGAAGCCTATTACTGCTGCGTAGAGGAGCTGACGGTAAAGTCAGTAGGAACCGTCACAGATGCATAAAGATCACGTACCAAGATGGGCAACGGCTTAAGCTCCAGAAAGATATGGATTACAATCCCGAACGGGGCTGTCGCCAAGTTGAAGACGGCTCTAGTAggagagatgatgaagaatgAAATCACACTCCAGATTGTCTGCAAACTCCAAATGGTGACAGTCTTGGTAATCAGCCAAGGCCAATACAAGGTACCGAAGATGGTCCTGAGCAGCGTGAGACTGGTTCTCTCGGAAacgggggcggtggtgctgttgacGAGAACAGTGAGAGGGTCCATAGTCGAGCTACCGCAGATATAAACGAGTGTcggagttgttgttgttgttgttgttgttgttgctgttgttgtggtggtggtggtggtgggggtggtgggtgaaaTGCTACTGGATACTTCGCGGGGGCATCTTGACAGTGGAGGTGACGCGAGATGCAGTGTAAGCGGCTGCAGAGTGTTGAGGCAAGAGCGACTACTTCTCGGAGTCCATTGCTGGTGCCTTCTCAACAGCGACGGCGGGATGCAAATGCCATCCGAAAGTGCAGGCACGATGGGTGTCATGTGTAAGTGTGATGTCCAGAGCCTCCTTCCTTGGAAGTATGTAATCATGGGTGATGATGCACGACCGGCAGTGACGGGACAGGGGGGGCTCCTGGGCAGTGATGCAGGGGAGGGAGAATGCATTGTGGGGCAGGGCCAAGGTAACTTTTGAGACCCCGGTATTAGCATATCAATTGGAGCTTCACATCAAGGTTTATGAAGTGAACCTTGAATTCTTATTCTCACAACGACAGAACTATTCTGAAACCTACTTATTCGAAGCAGGAAATTCATCTGAACATTTTCACTCTCAGTAGCTTAATCTTCTCAGCAAACTGAGATATATCAACTCTTCTCACCAGCGACTCAACCCGCACTCacaaccaccagcaacatcacAACTCAACttaaccaaccaccacctatAACCACCATGACCGAAGCAATGGATCTcgacccccctccccccaccagcaccacctccctccccaaaccccaaacctccaaacccctcctcaccaccctaaccctccccacaccccccttctcctacgccaacctcacccttctaaccccctccccctccacaacccagcaacagctcgaccccctcctcctgaaATCCTACCTAACCTCCGCTTTATCTCAATTCCTCGGCCAAACCGGTGCCGCCATCCCAATCGACATCCTCCAAGTCGGCCCTGCCTCCTCCTGGGtccgcctcccccgccccgACCTCGCCGCATTCACCGCAGCAATCGCCTCATTCAGCGGTCTAAACAACGGGAAAGAAAAACTGGTGCTCAGAGTAGAGGCAGCCGGGGATTTCCTCGGGGCTCTTGTCGACAGAGGGGAGGAACGTGAGATTTGGGGGAAATGATTTCTCTTTTTGGGAcatgtttgttttgttcaCAAAAAAGTGGGACGGCATATGGAAAGGGCAGAcagagaggaagaaaacATTTTTGCGGAAAAGGAATGGCAgaggttgctgttggagtTGATACCCAAGTTATAGAGGCGGAAAACAGGGCGGGATGTTTACGAGGGAGAAAACAGAAAACTGTTCTCGTTCCAAAAGATCTGAATTcgaatttcttttttctttctttctgttCGGCCATGTTTATGATGCTATATATCGAGAATATCTTCTTGCCAGTGTTGGTTTtgtccaccatcatcatacGTTGGATATCATACCAGCCGGTCACCACCAATCAACCAGCCATGAACCCCTACCGCCCTCAAAACGCCATGCTAATGATGCTCCCCAATTTCCCTTGCGTGAGCGGAGCCAGTCTTGTCTTCTTCGTACATGCATTTATTCTCGACTGCAACTTGTCGCTTACATGAGCGAGGACATCATGCTCGAGTTGGCGTAGGCCTGCGAGATAAAACGTTAGCTTTGGTGTGTCGTAGGGTTGGGGGAAAGGAAACCTTACCATCGGCCGGATATTTGGATGAGGCACGGCATCAAACTGTGTGAATCTAAGCTTGAGATCGGGGCCGATATTGATGAAGGCGCCCTTGTTCTCCGTCATGTCGCAGTACTTGGGCGCGGAGAAGACTGGATTCAGGGTTAACATAATGTCGGTAAAGAGAAGGGTTGAGTTGAAACTTACCAGTGATGCACTTTCCATCATGCTCCTCCTCATAACCCGCCATCCTGACCTCGTGTGATCTAATAATCGCCTCCAACCCGTTCTTCTCACAGAACCTCCTGGTAACGTCCGGACCGAACTGCATACCCACACCACGCTTGCTTGGTCCACGACCGGGCTCCGACTGAGGATCTGTCCACAacatctccatcatcaaaccaGCCTGGCCGGGCTGCCTCTGCTTATGCCTGTCGAGCTTCCTGATATCATCCAGCGTTACGTTGTCGTCTGAGAACAAACCGCCGTGCAGAACAAAGTATTTCTTGCCAACAAGTGTTGCCAGGGGCAGGGCAGAGAAGCTCTCAGAAAACAGCTTAAAGATCCTCTCGTTGTACTTGGCCTTGCACTCGCCCTCAAAGCCGTACACTCTGTTCATGTCGTCTGTTTCGTGGTTGCCACGGTTGATGAAGAAGTTCTTGGGGCGGAGCCACTTGTTGGCGtagagaagaagggcgatTTCGGTGGACCACGAGCCTCTGTCGACAAAGTCGCCGTTGAAGAGATACCAGTGCTTGTCGCTGGGGGTGCCGTTTATCCGGAAGAGTTCCATAAGATCAAAGTATTGACCTGTGTTTGGTCAGTGCCTGTACCCTTGATCCGATACCAAAGAAGAAAACCTACCGTGTGTATCACCGCAAACTGTGAGCTCGACATCCTCAGGaatctccacctccaccatcgtAGGCTCGTCATACACCAGCTTCTTGACCGCAATGACAATTTGGTACACATATTTCTTGTGTATGGTCTTGCCGTTCTTGAACCTCTCCGTCATGTCATCGATAAACTCTTGTGTCATTTCACTCCCTAACCTCACACCATCATACGAGTCTTCCACATGCATCGAGTCGACATCGAGTCCGTCAGCAACCGATGGctcatccccaacctcgaTCGCCTCGAAGAAGGCAAGTTGCCTGACGGCCTTTTGGCACTCGAcaagcttgagcttggcatCCTTATTACCAGGGTCGATCTTGACACAGGTCTGAAAGTCTTTGACGGCCTCCTTGGGCTTGAGGATAGCTACGTAGGCGGTGGCTCGGCGGTAGTAGGCCTTGATCATCCCTGGGTTCAGCTCGATGGCTTTCGTCGCGTCCCTGATCGCATAGCCGTAGGCTTCTGTCTTCATGTATGCCTATTTCACATACCAATATGCATAGGTTAGTAAAATCAAAAAAAGTGGTGACGTCGGGTTCCTGAAAGCTACCCACCTGAGCTCTGTTTGACCAGAATGTTGGCTCCTTGTCGTTCAGCTCGATGGCCTGGGAGTAAAAGTCAATGGCGGTTGGCCAGTCATGGGCGGCAAAGGCCTTGTTTCCCTGGTTCTTCAAGGCCACGGCCTGCTCCTCTGGTGTAGCCATCTCGCCGTCCTCCTTTTCCGGTTCGGGCTGCGCTTTTCTTGACCACGGGAACATGCGCGGGGTTGAGACGAATGGGTGACAGGGCCGGAGGTTTTGTTTGGGAAAGATAGATGTATATCTAAACCGGCCGCTGGTGCTTTTCGGAAAGAGAGAATAAATCCAAGGTGGCAAGCTTGCTGAAACGATAGTTTCTTCTGTCTTGCGGGAAGCGCAAATAGCAATGAATCGGATGTGTCTGGAACGGGTCGCTGCGTGCGGTTGAGACCTGGGCGAGATCTGCAGGACCCCGCAGTATTTGCTTTTAAACGGTACTAGCATATCATCTTATCTGATGGGTATCGATAGGCGGAGTTCAATGTATCTGGGGTGCTCTAGCGGTTTCTTCCTGTAGGAGCATCCTATTCCAGACCCATCTTCCCGACTCCGCCATCTTTTTTTGTTATACTTTGTGCTGCTCCCTCCGACTTTCAAGATGTTGACTGTCCGTCCACGTGCTTCGCCCCGTTACAGTAATGCTCCCTTGGTCGACCCAGGTTGCAAATCAAATGACAGGGATAGCTGAATATCTATCAAGGTGCACCAGGGGACGTCTCGGCAATCATGCATTTGCCCTTTTGTCATTATGCGATAAACATTGTGATTCTGGTCACTAGCCTTGGCGCCGACAGTCGAGTGCGATGGCAAGGAGTCAAAGGACCCGGTAATCTGGTTTGTCTGGGGAGCCACGTGCCGGTCAACGGCTAGGCTGGTCCAGTTGTGACCTGGTCTTGACCATGGAAGTGACAGGACGGGCTCCCATGCGGTGGCCTGGAGCGACTTTAGCTGGCCGGTTGGCGCACCATACCATTGTTTGTCGGGTCTAATAGTTACATTGTCTGTATTCGCTGGTGAAATTCTCCAAGACCAGATATCTCCAACCCAAGGACCGTTGACAACTCCGTCCGGTTTTTGAAAGGATTCGATATAAAAACGCCGCGCCCTATGCATGAAGGGACAGAATATTAATATGTTCCCTGTCACCTCGACGAGTCGTCTGATGAGGACTCGTCGCTATCATCGATGAAACCTTCCTCCAAGCTACGAGGTGTTAGCATACCATCCCAAGACATCAAAGGGCCATTCCCGCTTACTCTCTGCTTAACCTCCTCGAGCTGTCAATACTGTCACCAATGTTTCCACCTCTTCCGGTAGActcatccacatcctccagctcttccccGTCTTCTGAATCAAACGACGGCCGACCACCAACAACGAGCCGATCAGCAAAGCCTGTGCTCCACCTAGAGGTAAATATCAGGCTACTAAGGCCGCCTGTTATCCTGGCCCTGAGCGAAGATGTCTGTTCGGATAAAGTGTCTATTGGGAGGTACTGGCTGTAACGGTTTCGATAGCGTTGCCACAAGGGGTAGAGGACAAACGTCGACAGGAGGAAGAGTATCAGAGATATTATGGCGGGGACAACCAGCGTCtgggagaaaaaaaatcatgTTAGTACATGTTCACTGCGAACTTGTTCTCAGAAGCTGACGGATATCTGGATACCTTGACGGCTGAGAATGTGGCTCCCATGGTGTGGAGGTGTTCCAGAAACAACAGTTGAGATTCTTCGGAGGGTGAGCTGCGTCGCAAAGTCTGAGTGTCAGGATGCTAATGATAACCACTCCAGTTGCATACATAGAATGTGCCCGCAAGAGACAGCGAGGCTCTGTCAATCAATCAACCCACATGTCAGAAGCAGGACGGAAACG encodes the following:
- a CDS encoding uncharacterized protein (EggNog:ENOG503P5FS), producing the protein MGATFSAVKTLVVPAIISLILFLLSTFVLYPLWQRYRNRYSQYLPIDTLSEQTSSLRARITGGLSSLIFTSRWSTGFADRLVVGGRPSFDSEDGEELEDVDESTGRGGNIGDSIDSSRRLSRDLEEGFIDDSDESSSDDSSR
- the PPT1 gene encoding Palmitoyl-protein thioesterase 1 (COG:T; BUSCO:EOG09261M78; EggNog:ENOG503NU3F) — translated: MLVPFKSKYCGVLQISPRSQPHAATRSRHIRFIAICASRKTEETIVSASLPPWIYSLFPKSTSGRFRYTSIFPKQNLRPCHPFVSTPRMFPWSRKAQPEPEKEDGEMATPEEQAVALKNQGNKAFAAHDWPTAIDFYSQAIELNDKEPTFWSNRAQAYMKTEAYGYAIRDATKAIELNPGMIKAYYRRATAYVAILKPKEAVKDFQTCVKIDPGNKDAKLKLVECQKAVRQLAFFEAIEVGDEPSVADGLDVDSMHVEDSYDGVRLGSEMTQEFIDDMTERFKNGKTIHKKYVYQIVIAVKKLVYDEPTMVEVEIPEDVELTVCGDTHGQYFDLMELFRINGTPSDKHWYLFNGDFVDRGSWSTEIALLLYANKWLRPKNFFINRGNHETDDMNRVYGFEGECKAKYNERIFKLFSESFSALPLATLVGKKYFVLHGGLFSDDNVTLDDIRKLDRHKQRQPGQAGLMMEMLWTDPQSEPGRGPSKRGVGMQFGPDVTRRFCEKNGLEAIIRSHEVRMAGYEEEHDGKCITVFSAPKYCDMTENKGAFINIGPDLKLRFTQFDAVPHPNIRPMAYANSSMMSSLM
- a CDS encoding uncharacterized protein (EggNog:ENOG503P6TF); the protein is MTEAMDLDPPPPTSTTSLPKPQTSKPLLTTLTLPTPPFSYANLTLLTPSPSTTQQQLDPLLLKSYLTSALSQFLGQTGAAIPIDILQVGPASSWVRLPRPDLAAFTAAIASFSGLNNGKEKLVLRVEAAGDFLGALVDRGEEREIWGK